In the Candidatus Rhodoblastus alkanivorans genome, one interval contains:
- a CDS encoding FCD domain-containing protein — MDPLRTPKLADALAEHLEQLILEGALRPGEKLAPERELAAKLDVSRPSLREALDKLQARGLIETNKAGNFVSRFLTPMIDPLTSLFQSSDHALKDYLEYRCLIEGEAARLAATRATDVEREAIARCLQKLRQAHEANDIAAEAETDAELHMLIYEAAHNLVLLHIMRALYEMLRSDAFYNRSELYAKAGSRDVLLDQHFAIAEAILARDPEAAAAAATAHIRGIASTLKEMREEETRVARALRRMGRSELLARASD, encoded by the coding sequence ATGGACCCGTTGCGGACCCCCAAACTGGCCGACGCGCTCGCCGAGCATCTCGAACAGCTCATCCTCGAAGGGGCGCTGCGGCCGGGCGAAAAGCTCGCGCCTGAACGCGAACTGGCGGCAAAGCTCGACGTCTCCCGCCCTTCGCTGCGCGAGGCGCTCGACAAATTGCAGGCGCGCGGCCTGATCGAGACCAACAAGGCGGGAAATTTCGTCAGCCGCTTCCTCACCCCCATGATCGATCCGCTGACCTCGCTGTTCCAGTCGAGCGACCATGCCTTGAAGGATTACCTGGAATATCGCTGCCTGATCGAAGGCGAAGCCGCGCGGCTTGCAGCCACGCGCGCCACCGACGTCGAGCGCGAAGCCATCGCTCGCTGCCTGCAGAAGCTGCGCCAAGCGCATGAGGCCAACGACATCGCGGCCGAAGCGGAGACCGACGCCGAACTGCACATGCTGATCTATGAGGCGGCGCATAATCTGGTGCTGCTGCACATCATGCGCGCGCTCTATGAAATGCTGCGCAGCGACGCCTTCTACAACCGCAGCGAGCTTTATGCGAAGGCCGGCTCGCGGGATGTGCTGCTCGACCAGCATTTCGCGATCGCCGAGGCCATTCTCGCCCGCGATCCCGAAGCGGCGGCGGCCGCGGCGACCGCCCATATCCGCGGGATCGCCAGCACGCTGAAGGAAATGCGCGAGGAAGAGACCCGCGTCGCCCGGGCGCTCCGCCGCATGGGCCGCTCCGAATTGCTGGCCCGCGCCAGCGACTGA
- a CDS encoding EthD family reductase: MTNDDDAEDEGGIKITVLYGQPKDPAAFEQYYAETHLPLVDEVDDLGPVELSMGLPGPDGSPPEFYRMAELWFENEDHLQSVTATAEWKRVVEDVPKFATGGAKVLVSKIE; the protein is encoded by the coding sequence ATGACCAATGACGACGATGCGGAAGACGAGGGCGGCATCAAGATCACTGTTCTCTATGGCCAGCCGAAGGACCCCGCCGCCTTCGAACAATACTACGCCGAAACGCATCTGCCCCTGGTCGATGAGGTTGACGATCTCGGACCGGTCGAACTCTCGATGGGCCTTCCCGGACCGGACGGCTCGCCGCCGGAATTCTATCGCATGGCCGAACTCTGGTTCGAGAACGAGGACCATCTGCAAAGCGTCACGGCGACGGCGGAGTGGAAGCGGGTCGTCGAGGACGTGCCGAAATTCGCCACCGGCGGCGCCAAGGTGCTGGTCTCGAAAATCGAATAG
- a CDS encoding OpgC family protein: MRAPNAVDFWRGFALATIFINHIPGIFLERYSFRHYSLSDAAELFVLLAGVALRYVSNSLAKEPMSAAVYRLAGRALTIYFAQLVITAIAIAILAGGAKALDQPYILQWNNAAAIFEDPVNAHIGLALLRYQLGFFDILPLYVVLMAMGPSIAIIDRYAPRLLLPLSFALYVYTLATGLNLPTWPVEGAWYFSPFAWQFIFILGFVLSGPRGYQSWSPRVKKILFWLAGIQTLVGGGLALAGIAPDPSALPDPKLFFVFDKTYLSPALCLHALALACFFMGAFKYIDRFARPLVGYLALLGRNSLHVFCAGSLLSLTGQIVRYRFNGRFEIDVVVILVGWTVMGVVAWLSEWRKRHAVARAQRLASA, encoded by the coding sequence ATGAGGGCGCCGAATGCGGTCGATTTCTGGCGCGGCTTCGCGCTGGCGACGATTTTCATTAACCACATCCCCGGCATTTTTCTCGAACGCTACAGCTTCCGCCATTATTCGCTTTCGGACGCCGCGGAGCTGTTCGTTCTGCTGGCCGGGGTGGCCCTGCGCTATGTCAGCAATTCGCTCGCCAAGGAGCCGATGAGCGCCGCCGTCTACCGGCTGGCGGGGCGGGCGCTCACCATCTATTTCGCCCAGCTCGTCATCACGGCGATCGCCATAGCCATTCTCGCCGGCGGCGCCAAGGCGCTCGACCAGCCCTATATCCTGCAATGGAACAATGCGGCGGCGATATTCGAAGACCCGGTCAACGCCCATATCGGCCTTGCTCTGCTGCGCTACCAACTCGGCTTTTTCGACATTCTGCCGCTTTACGTCGTGCTCATGGCGATGGGGCCGTCGATCGCGATCATCGACCGCTACGCGCCGCGCCTCCTGCTGCCGCTTTCTTTCGCACTTTACGTCTATACCCTCGCGACCGGCCTCAACCTTCCCACCTGGCCGGTCGAAGGCGCGTGGTATTTCAGCCCCTTCGCCTGGCAGTTCATCTTCATCCTCGGCTTCGTGCTGAGCGGGCCGCGCGGCTATCAAAGCTGGTCGCCGCGCGTGAAGAAAATCCTGTTCTGGCTCGCCGGCATCCAGACTTTGGTCGGCGGGGGGCTCGCGCTCGCGGGCATCGCGCCCGATCCGTCCGCGCTGCCCGACCCGAAACTGTTCTTCGTCTTCGACAAGACCTATCTCTCGCCCGCCCTCTGCCTCCACGCGCTGGCGCTGGCCTGTTTCTTCATGGGCGCCTTCAAATATATCGACCGCTTCGCGCGACCGCTGGTCGGCTATCTCGCGCTGCTCGGCCGTAATTCCCTGCATGTGTTCTGCGCCGGGTCGCTGCTGAGCCTTACCGGCCAGATCGTCCGTTATCGGTTCAACGGGCGTTTCGAAATCGACGTCGTCGTGATACTTGTCGGATGGACGGTGATGGGCGTGGTCGCATGGTTGTCGGAATGGCGGAAAAGACATGCCGTAGCGCGCGCCCAGCGCCTGGCTTCGGCCTGA
- a CDS encoding homoserine dehydrogenase → MSEILRVGIAGLGTVGAAVVRLLDAQAADLAARTGKKVVVTGVSARDPARDRGIDLSGATWFSAPTDLARSDKIDLFVELIGGDEGPARESVEAALAAGKSVVTANKALLAKHGIALARLAEAHHGALAFEASVAGGIPIVKTLREGLAGNRIERVYGILNGTCNYILSRMELEGLSFAECLADAQKLGYAEADPTFDIGGFDTAHKLAILASLAFGVKLDAEAISVEGIQDISLADLQAASELGYRVKLLGVAQRTPHGVEQRVHPTMVPLSSAIAQVMGVTNAVTVDADAVNELTLVGPGAGGMATASAVVADIADIARGIRSAPFGLPVDHLASPEKSPMQRHEGGYYIRLAVRNEIGAAAAIATRMAEHGISLESIVQRRACADASVAPVVLVTYATTEASVREALAAIVADGHVADKPQVIRIERE, encoded by the coding sequence ATGAGTGAGATTTTGCGCGTCGGCATCGCCGGCCTGGGGACGGTGGGCGCCGCGGTGGTCCGCCTCCTTGACGCGCAGGCCGCCGACCTCGCCGCCCGCACCGGCAAGAAAGTCGTCGTGACCGGCGTCTCGGCGCGCGACCCCGCGCGCGACCGCGGAATCGATCTTTCGGGCGCAACCTGGTTCTCCGCGCCGACCGACCTCGCGCGCTCGGATAAAATCGACCTCTTCGTCGAACTGATCGGCGGCGACGAGGGGCCGGCGCGTGAGAGCGTCGAGGCGGCGCTTGCCGCCGGCAAATCGGTGGTCACCGCCAACAAGGCGCTGCTCGCCAAGCACGGGATCGCGCTGGCGCGCCTCGCGGAAGCGCACCATGGCGCGCTCGCCTTCGAGGCCTCGGTCGCCGGCGGCATCCCCATCGTCAAGACGCTTCGCGAGGGGCTCGCCGGCAATCGCATCGAGCGTGTCTATGGCATCCTCAACGGCACCTGCAATTACATCCTGTCGCGGATGGAGCTTGAAGGCCTGTCCTTTGCGGAATGTCTCGCCGACGCCCAGAAACTCGGCTATGCCGAGGCCGACCCGACCTTCGACATCGGCGGCTTCGACACCGCCCACAAGCTCGCGATCCTGGCGTCGCTGGCCTTTGGCGTGAAGCTTGACGCCGAGGCGATCAGCGTCGAGGGCATACAGGACATTTCGCTCGCCGATCTCCAGGCTGCGAGCGAACTCGGCTACCGCGTCAAACTGCTCGGCGTCGCCCAGCGCACGCCCCATGGCGTGGAGCAGCGCGTGCATCCGACCATGGTTCCGCTGTCTTCGGCGATCGCGCAGGTGATGGGCGTGACCAATGCGGTCACGGTGGACGCCGACGCGGTGAACGAACTGACTTTGGTCGGCCCCGGCGCCGGCGGCATGGCGACGGCCTCCGCCGTGGTGGCCGATATCGCGGACATCGCGCGCGGAATCCGCTCGGCGCCCTTCGGCCTGCCGGTCGATCATCTCGCGAGCCCCGAGAAATCGCCGATGCAGCGCCACGAAGGTGGCTATTACATTCGCCTCGCGGTGCGCAATGAGATCGGCGCCGCCGCCGCCATCGCCACCCGCATGGCCGAACATGGGATCTCGCTGGAAAGCATCGTCCAGCGCCGGGCCTGCGCCGACGCGAGCGTCGCGCCGGTGGTGCTGGTGACCTACGCCACCACCGAGGCTAGCGTGCGCGAGGCGCTCGCCGCCATCGTCGCCGACGGCCATGTCGCCGACAAGCCGCAAGTCATCCGCATCGAGCGGGAATGA
- a CDS encoding AAA family ATPase — translation MDQSKVIAFVSAALARETGAPVETKQTHVSLLFLSGGLVFKLKRAIVFPYLDFSKPRLREKACRAELSLNSRAAPELYLGLRRITSEPQGLAFDGKGPLVDCIVVMRRFEESGLFDVMVREGRLTPAHIEALATTIADFHARAQRFNEESGSGVFAHLLDLNEDSFAHCGLFAQDELDRLNAAFRAELKELTDLIDARALVGFVRLCHGDLYLRNICWFEGRPTMFDCIEFDPRLAQIDVLYDVAFTLMDLWLRGRHDLANLLFNRYVSALSRTVPDMPAKVRDGYSALPFFMALRAAIRAHIAASQAHSGDREADAAMEREARAYFALAEELLAPRPNAIVAIGGLSGSGKSTLSVAIAGDIGAPPGARMLNSDRTRKAMHRIAPNDRLPPSAYEFTITAAVYLRLLSRAMDAYAQGHSVVLDAVYSTEEERNAAAKLARDCGAPFVGLWLEAPPDVLRQRVRDRPHGVSDANLDVLENQLNRDPGRLDWIRLDASAPDLRDRALEIIRAAIAKKA, via the coding sequence ATGGACCAATCGAAAGTCATCGCTTTCGTCTCGGCGGCGCTGGCGCGCGAAACCGGCGCGCCGGTCGAGACCAAGCAGACCCATGTCTCGCTGCTGTTCCTGTCCGGCGGCCTCGTCTTCAAGCTGAAGCGCGCGATCGTTTTTCCCTATCTCGACTTTTCCAAGCCCCGCTTGCGGGAAAAAGCCTGCCGCGCCGAACTGTCGCTGAATTCGCGCGCCGCGCCGGAGCTTTATCTGGGCTTGCGGCGGATCACCAGCGAGCCGCAGGGCCTTGCCTTCGATGGAAAGGGGCCTCTGGTCGATTGCATCGTCGTCATGCGCCGGTTCGAAGAATCGGGCCTGTTCGACGTCATGGTCCGCGAGGGCCGGCTAACCCCCGCCCATATCGAGGCGCTCGCCACGACCATTGCCGATTTCCACGCCCGCGCCCAGCGCTTCAATGAAGAGAGCGGCTCGGGCGTCTTTGCCCATCTCCTCGATCTGAACGAGGATTCCTTCGCCCATTGCGGCCTTTTCGCGCAGGATGAGCTCGACAGGCTCAACGCCGCCTTTCGCGCCGAATTGAAGGAACTTACGGACCTCATCGACGCCCGCGCCCTCGTCGGATTCGTCCGGCTGTGCCATGGCGATCTCTACTTGCGCAACATCTGTTGGTTCGAGGGGCGGCCGACCATGTTCGACTGCATCGAATTCGACCCCCGGCTGGCGCAGATCGACGTCCTCTATGACGTCGCCTTCACCCTGATGGACCTGTGGCTGCGCGGGCGCCACGACCTCGCCAATCTGCTGTTCAACCGTTATGTCAGCGCTTTGTCGCGCACCGTGCCGGACATGCCGGCCAAGGTGCGCGACGGCTATTCGGCCCTGCCCTTCTTCATGGCCCTGCGCGCCGCGATCCGCGCCCATATCGCCGCGTCGCAGGCCCATTCCGGCGACAGGGAAGCCGACGCCGCGATGGAGCGCGAGGCCCGCGCCTATTTTGCGCTTGCCGAAGAATTGCTCGCGCCGCGCCCCAACGCCATTGTCGCCATCGGCGGCTTAAGCGGCTCGGGAAAATCGACGCTGTCGGTGGCGATCGCCGGCGACATCGGCGCGCCGCCCGGCGCCCGCATGCTCAATTCCGACCGCACCCGCAAGGCAATGCACCGAATCGCGCCGAACGACCGCCTGCCCCCGTCGGCCTATGAATTCACCATTACCGCGGCGGTCTATCTGCGCCTGCTGTCGCGCGCCATGGACGCTTATGCCCAGGGTCACTCTGTCGTCCTCGACGCGGTCTATTCGACCGAGGAAGAGCGCAACGCCGCGGCCAAACTGGCGCGCGACTGCGGCGCGCCCTTCGTCGGCCTGTGGCTCGAAGCGCCGCCCGACGTTCTGCGCCAGCGCGTGCGCGATCGCCCGCACGGCGTCTCCGACGCCAATCTCGACGTGCTCGAAAACCAGCTCAACCGCGATCCCGGCAGGCTTGACTGGATCCGGCTCGACGCTTCCGCCCCCGATCTGCGAGACCGCGCGCTGGAGATCATCCGCGCCGCCATCGCGAAAAAGGCGTGA
- a CDS encoding type ISP restriction/modification enzyme, whose amino-acid sequence MAQFSTDLPAVLEALREKIDDAYTTNAPFREAAAKFLDLARQTINPSVSEADVREMLIQHILTEEIFAHVFNEGDFHRENNIAKELYALEAKFFTGAVKRDTLKKLETYYAAIRANAAQISNHSEKQTFLKLIYERFYKVYNPKAADRLGVVYTPNEIVKFMIEGADWLCSKHFKKTLIDRDVEILDPATGTGTFICELLEHFRGQPDKLTHKYKEELHANEVAILPYYVANLNIEATYAAITGQFAEYPNLCFVDTLDNTTALGVKTGQHVGDLFGALSDENIERIKRQNRRKISVIIGNPPYNANQQNENDNNKNRTYRDIDERIKNSYIKASTAQKTKLYDMYARFFRWASDRLHDDGVLAFVSNSSFIDARTYDGFRKIVAEEFHEIWLVDLKGNARTSGERRRREGGNVFEDQIRVGIAISFFVKKRKASGCTIRYQAVDDYLKSDDKRVFLRERLPERRFIFVKPDAKQNWLGQTENDWADLIPVATKETKAATSKAKERALFRLFSLGVVTNRDEWVYDDNEAHLADKVSFLIDTYNANCDIIRRLSASATDLSKLNSAIKWTRAVKRDLLNGIRYVFDVNKIFVSDYRPFIRKNIYFSRNLNEMLYQIPLLFGPGAGKNVGICYVAEERANFSVFAIGNIPNKDFFMPSAAQVLARFSFSDSNTAIDNITDWGLKQFRAHYGKAATSPSPLAGEGVSLRSSETDEGFSGERGSPSSGAAAATPSSGASRHLLPQGEKGVAKRAQMLNFARKMRKEPTEAEKTLWHILRGRRFSGFKFRRQAPIGPYIADFVCFEARLIVEADGSQHAESTADAERDAWFAGQGFRVRRFWNAEILAQREVVEETLWHDLAGRTPSSGTSGNLLSRGEKESGRTRRTRPITKDAIFHYVYGVLHDPVYREKYALNLKRDFPRLPFYPDFWAWADWGERLMALHIGYESVEAWPIVRTDTPDEKARAAGVAPKPILKSDPVSGTIRLDTETTLSGIPPKAFDYRLGNRSGLDWILDQHKEKTPKDPTIREKFNTYRFADYKEKVIDLIARVTRVSVETVEIVEAMKRADR is encoded by the coding sequence GTGGCGCAATTTTCCACCGACCTGCCCGCCGTGCTCGAAGCCCTGCGCGAAAAGATCGACGACGCCTATACGACCAATGCGCCCTTCCGCGAGGCGGCTGCAAAATTTCTCGACCTCGCCCGCCAGACCATCAATCCTTCGGTCTCGGAGGCCGATGTCCGGGAAATGCTGATCCAGCATATCCTGACCGAGGAAATCTTCGCCCATGTCTTCAACGAGGGCGATTTCCACCGCGAAAACAATATCGCCAAGGAGCTTTATGCGCTGGAGGCGAAGTTTTTCACCGGCGCGGTCAAGCGCGACACGCTGAAAAAACTGGAAACCTATTACGCCGCGATCCGCGCCAACGCCGCGCAGATTTCAAACCATTCCGAAAAGCAGACCTTTCTCAAGCTCATCTACGAGCGCTTCTACAAGGTCTATAATCCCAAGGCGGCCGACCGGCTCGGCGTGGTCTATACGCCCAACGAGATCGTGAAATTCATGATCGAGGGGGCCGACTGGCTGTGCTCCAAACATTTCAAGAAAACCCTGATCGATCGCGACGTGGAAATCCTCGATCCGGCCACCGGCACGGGCACCTTCATCTGCGAATTGCTGGAGCATTTTCGCGGCCAGCCGGACAAGCTCACCCATAAATACAAGGAGGAGTTGCACGCCAACGAGGTGGCGATATTGCCCTATTATGTCGCCAATCTGAACATCGAGGCGACTTATGCCGCGATCACCGGCCAGTTCGCCGAATATCCCAACCTCTGTTTTGTCGATACGCTCGACAACACCACGGCCTTGGGCGTGAAAACCGGCCAGCATGTCGGCGACCTGTTCGGCGCGCTGTCGGATGAGAACATCGAGCGTATCAAGCGGCAGAACCGCCGCAAAATCTCGGTCATCATCGGCAACCCACCCTATAACGCCAACCAGCAGAACGAGAACGACAACAACAAGAACCGCACCTATCGCGACATCGACGAGCGGATCAAGAACTCCTACATCAAGGCCTCGACCGCGCAGAAAACCAAGCTCTACGACATGTACGCCCGCTTTTTCCGCTGGGCGTCCGACCGTCTGCACGACGACGGCGTACTGGCCTTCGTGAGCAATAGTAGCTTTATCGACGCCCGAACTTACGATGGATTTCGCAAAATCGTTGCCGAAGAGTTCCACGAAATTTGGCTTGTCGATTTGAAGGGCAACGCCCGAACCAGTGGCGAACGACGTCGGCGCGAAGGAGGAAACGTCTTCGAGGATCAAATCCGCGTCGGCATCGCCATTAGTTTTTTTGTCAAGAAGCGAAAAGCTTCCGGTTGTACAATACGTTATCAAGCCGTAGACGATTATTTAAAAAGCGATGATAAACGCGTGTTTCTTCGTGAGCGCCTTCCAGAGAGAAGGTTTATATTTGTAAAACCAGATGCCAAACAAAACTGGCTTGGGCAGACTGAAAATGATTGGGCTGACCTGATCCCCGTTGCGACGAAAGAGACGAAAGCCGCGACGTCAAAGGCCAAGGAACGTGCTTTATTCAGACTTTTTTCGTTGGGTGTTGTCACAAATCGCGACGAGTGGGTATACGATGACAACGAAGCCCATTTGGCAGACAAGGTTTCATTTCTAATAGATACGTACAATGCTAATTGCGATATAATTCGTCGTCTGTCCGCCAGCGCAACAGATCTAAGCAAACTTAACTCAGCGATAAAGTGGACACGCGCCGTAAAGAGAGATTTGCTAAACGGCATTAGATACGTATTTGACGTAAATAAAATATTTGTAAGCGACTATCGTCCATTTATTCGTAAAAATATTTACTTTAGTCGTAACTTAAATGAGATGCTATATCAGATACCACTGCTTTTTGGCCCTGGCGCAGGCAAAAATGTCGGGATATGTTACGTAGCCGAGGAGCGCGCGAATTTTTCTGTATTTGCAATAGGAAATATCCCGAATAAAGACTTCTTTATGCCGAGCGCGGCGCAGGTACTCGCTCGCTTTTCTTTTTCAGATTCCAATACAGCCATCGACAACATCACCGACTGGGGCCTGAAACAGTTCCGCGCGCATTACGGAAAGGCCGCAACCTCCCCTTCTCCCCTTGCGGGAGAAGGTGTCTCGCTGCGTAGCAGCGAGACGGATGAGGGATTTTCTGGCGAGCGGGGTTCCCCCTCATCCGGGGCGGCTGCGGCCACCCCCTCATCCGGCGCTTCGCGCCACCTTCTCCCGCAAGGGGAGAAGGGAGTCGCCAAGCGCGCGCAGATGCTGAATTTCGCGCGAAAAATGCGAAAAGAGCCGACCGAGGCGGAAAAGACGCTCTGGCATATTCTGCGCGGGCGGCGCTTTTCCGGCTTCAAGTTCCGGCGGCAAGCGCCGATCGGTCCCTATATCGCCGATTTCGTCTGTTTCGAGGCCAGGCTGATTGTCGAGGCGGACGGGTCGCAGCATGCCGAATCCACCGCCGACGCCGAGCGCGACGCCTGGTTCGCCGGACAGGGCTTTCGCGTCCGAAGGTTCTGGAACGCGGAGATTCTGGCGCAAAGAGAGGTGGTTGAGGAGACGCTCTGGCATGATCTGGCGGGGCGGACCCCCTCATCCGGTACTTCGGGCAACCTTCTCTCGCGAGGGGAGAAGGAAAGCGGCAGGACTCGGCGAACGCGCCCGATCACCAAGGATGCGATCTTCCATTACGTCTATGGCGTGCTGCACGATCCAGTTTACCGCGAGAAATACGCGCTCAACCTGAAACGCGATTTTCCGCGCCTGCCGTTCTATCCCGATTTCTGGGCCTGGGCGGATTGGGGCGAAAGGCTGATGGCGCTGCATATCGGCTATGAGAGCGTCGAGGCCTGGCCGATCGTGCGGACCGACACGCCGGACGAAAAGGCCCGCGCGGCCGGCGTCGCGCCAAAGCCGATCCTGAAATCCGACCCGGTGAGCGGAACCATCCGCCTCGACACCGAAACCACATTGTCCGGCATTCCGCCCAAAGCTTTCGACTACCGCCTCGGCAACCGCTCCGGCCTCGACTGGATTCTGGACCAGCACAAGGAAAAGACGCCGAAGGACCCGACCATTCGCGAGAAATTCAACACCTATCGCTTCGCCGATTACAAGGAGAAGGTCATCGACCTGATCGCCCGCGTGACGCGGGTGTCGGTTGAAACGGTCGAAATCGTCGAGGCGATGAAGCGCGCCGACCGCTGA
- a CDS encoding HesB/IscA family protein: MTELTAEPVVATDSALKRVAEVLRGEAPGAFLRISVNGGGCSGFQYSFDIVPAPDDGDLILGDAEARLAVDPVSLDFLKGAKIDFVDDLMGQSFKIENPNATASCGCGTSFAI; this comes from the coding sequence ATGACTGAACTCACGGCGGAACCGGTCGTCGCCACCGACAGCGCCCTCAAGCGCGTCGCCGAAGTGTTGCGCGGCGAGGCGCCCGGCGCCTTTTTGCGCATTTCGGTCAATGGCGGCGGCTGTTCCGGCTTTCAATATTCCTTCGACATCGTTCCCGCGCCCGACGATGGCGACCTGATTCTCGGCGACGCCGAGGCGCGGCTCGCCGTCGACCCGGTGTCGCTCGATTTCCTGAAGGGCGCGAAAATCGATTTCGTCGACGATCTGATGGGCCAGTCCTTCAAGATCGAAAATCCCAACGCCACCGCCTCCTGCGGCTGCGGGACGAGTTTCGCGATTTGA
- a CDS encoding deoxyguanosinetriphosphate triphosphohydrolase, producing the protein MSVAPVSKFLNDKPLAPYAADWRRSRGRLHPEPASPTRGEFQRDRDRLIHSTAFRRLAHKTQVFIPLDGDHFRTRLTHTIEVAQISRALARGLRLDEDLAEATALAHDLGHTCFGHAGEEVLDACMAPYGGFDHNAHALRIVTRLERRYAGWDGLNLCYETLEGLVKHNGPLRGPYARRRGKKEIPFEIIEFDNIFPLDLELFASAEAQCAALADDIAYNAHDIDDGLRAGLFSLDDLRPVGLVGGLLAEIDALYPGLERVRVIHELVRRLITRFVEDALTESARRLEALAPASIEDISRAQAPVVAFSPEMERAQKAIKDFLFTRMYRHAVVLPVWKNAQKIVRGLFEKFFAEPEAMTDEWTQAARPCDDGGRARVVSDYIAGMTDRYALAQAREWLGDGSGFA; encoded by the coding sequence TTGTCCGTCGCGCCAGTTTCGAAATTTCTCAACGACAAGCCGCTCGCGCCTTATGCCGCCGACTGGCGGCGCAGTCGCGGGCGGTTGCACCCCGAGCCGGCCTCGCCGACGCGCGGCGAATTCCAGCGCGACCGCGACCGCCTGATCCATTCGACCGCCTTCCGCCGCCTCGCCCACAAGACCCAAGTCTTCATTCCGCTCGACGGCGACCATTTCCGCACCCGGCTGACTCATACGATCGAGGTCGCGCAAATCTCGCGCGCTCTCGCGCGAGGCCTGAGGCTCGACGAGGACCTCGCCGAGGCGACCGCGCTCGCCCACGATCTCGGCCACACCTGTTTCGGCCATGCCGGCGAGGAAGTGCTCGACGCCTGCATGGCGCCTTACGGCGGGTTCGACCACAACGCCCACGCCCTGCGCATCGTCACCAGGCTGGAGCGGCGCTATGCCGGCTGGGACGGGCTCAATCTCTGTTACGAGACGCTCGAAGGGCTGGTGAAGCATAACGGCCCATTGCGCGGGCCATATGCGCGACGTCGGGGTAAGAAGGAAATTCCTTTTGAAATCATAGAATTCGATAATATATTTCCGCTCGATCTTGAGCTTTTTGCGTCCGCGGAGGCGCAATGCGCGGCGCTCGCCGACGACATCGCCTATAACGCCCATGACATCGACGACGGCCTGCGCGCCGGCCTGTTCAGCCTCGACGATCTTCGTCCCGTCGGCCTCGTCGGCGGCCTGCTCGCCGAGATCGACGCGCTCTATCCCGGGCTCGAACGCGTCCGCGTGATCCATGAACTGGTGCGCCGGCTCATCACCCGTTTCGTCGAGGACGCGCTGACGGAAAGCGCGCGGCGGCTGGAGGCGCTGGCGCCGGCAAGCATCGAGGACATAAGCCGCGCGCAGGCGCCGGTCGTGGCCTTTTCGCCGGAGATGGAAAGAGCGCAGAAGGCGATCAAGGATTTCCTGTTCACCCGGATGTATCGCCACGCCGTCGTCCTGCCGGTGTGGAAGAACGCCCAAAAAATCGTCCGGGGCCTGTTCGAGAAATTTTTCGCCGAGCCCGAAGCCATGACGGACGAGTGGACGCAGGCCGCCCGCCCCTGCGACGACGGGGGGCGGGCGAGGGTGGTTTCGGATTATATCGCCGGCATGACCGACCGTTATGCCCTGGCGCAGGCCAGGGAATGGCTTGGCGACGGCTCAGGATTCGCCTGA
- a CDS encoding SGNH/GDSL hydrolase family protein, with the protein MAEKTCRSARPAPGFGLTLCAVLGLMLGAIAGPASHAFAAPARAQDMTRPPSVCDAPAESLAAPAPLPHVAAALKTGQKLNILIIGSPIGMSRSQRKPYPAALEALLEHALAGVDVVIDERPVSGEIAGTAVERMRTEVALDRPDLLIWQVGANDALQFVAPAEYEDHLREGVRWAKDNGVDVLLVGFEANRWLHDQSEASAIRDATRRVAQSENVLYLRRYEAMQFLAKTRKSVAQGENPFSPEIGYDCLAEQVAQALVANMVLRHTRPTPPPPAK; encoded by the coding sequence ATGGCGGAAAAGACATGCCGTAGCGCGCGCCCAGCGCCTGGCTTCGGCCTGACGCTCTGCGCGGTTCTGGGCCTCATGCTCGGCGCGATCGCGGGCCCGGCCTCACACGCTTTCGCCGCGCCGGCGCGGGCGCAGGATATGACGCGGCCCCCCTCGGTCTGCGACGCGCCGGCCGAATCTTTGGCGGCCCCGGCGCCCCTGCCCCATGTCGCCGCGGCGCTGAAGACGGGCCAGAAGCTCAACATCCTGATCATCGGCTCGCCGATCGGCATGAGCAGGAGCCAGCGCAAGCCCTATCCGGCGGCGCTCGAAGCCCTGCTTGAGCACGCGCTCGCGGGCGTGGACGTCGTCATCGACGAGCGTCCGGTTTCCGGCGAGATCGCGGGCACCGCCGTCGAGCGGATGCGCACCGAGGTCGCGCTCGACCGGCCCGACCTCCTGATCTGGCAGGTCGGCGCCAATGACGCGCTCCAGTTCGTCGCGCCCGCCGAATATGAGGACCATCTGCGCGAGGGCGTGCGCTGGGCCAAGGACAATGGCGTCGATGTGCTCCTGGTCGGCTTCGAGGCCAATCGCTGGCTGCACGACCAGAGCGAGGCCAGCGCCATCCGCGACGCGACGCGCCGCGTGGCGCAGTCCGAGAACGTGCTCTATCTGCGCCGCTACGAGGCGATGCAATTCCTGGCGAAGACCCGCAAGAGCGTCGCACAGGGCGAAAATCCTTTTTCCCCGGAAATCGGCTATGACTGCCTGGCGGAACAGGTCGCGCAGGCCCTGGTCGCCAATATGGTCCTGCGCCACACCCGTCCCACCCCGCCCCCGCCCGCCAAATGA